DNA from Mucilaginibacter mallensis:
CTAATAATACCTGCACTGATGGCAGTACCCTTGTTCCGGCTTTTAATGAACTGCCGTGGAAACCAATATGTGCCAAACCATGCTGACCGCAAGAGTTCATACAACCGCTTATTTTGATCTTGATCTCACGGTTGTAGATAAATTCCTCGTATTCGTTATAGATCAGGTCTTCCAATACCTTTGATAAGGTCATGCTGTTTGAGATACCTAGGTTACAGGTATCAGTACCCGGGCAGGTGGTTACATCAGCAGGGCTATCAAAGCCCGGAGCTGACAGATCCAGTTCGGTTAAGCCGTTATATAAAGCAGGCAATGCTTCTTTACGAACAAATTTTAACAGTAAGCCCTGGTTTTGGGTGATGCGGATCTCATCAGCCACTAATGGTCTTAAAATATCAACCAGTTTGCGGGCAGTGTCAGTTGGAATATCGCCAACAGGTACTTTAATATATACACCGTAAAAATCTTTTTGCTTTTGCTCAAATACGTTGGTAGCTAACCATTGCTCATAGCGCAACGGGTTGCTGATGGTAACTTCAGGATATTCTGTTGTCTGTGGTAATACCGGCAGATCTATAGTATCGCGGTTAACCACGTATGTTTTTACTTTATTAGCAGTACGTTCTTCTTTAGCCAAACGAACAACTTCATCCAGTCCTATCTTTTGGATCAGGAATTTTAAGCGTGCTTTGTTACGGTTATTACGTTCGCCATAACGATCAAATACGCGGATAATTGATTCTATATAAGGTATAAGCTGATCTTCAGGTAAAAACTCCTCAACAAGGTGAGCCAGCATAGGCTGGGCGCCAAGACCCCCACCTAAAAATATCTTAAAGCCACGATCTCCGTTTTCTTTTATTTTAGGGATAGCGCCGATATCATGCACATAAGCGAAGGCAGTATCCTGATCGCTTGATGAGAACGAGATTTTGAATTTACGGCCCATATCCTGGCAGATAGGGTTACGCAAAAAGTATTCAAAAGTTGCATGCGCATAAGGTGATACATCAAACGGTTCCAATGGATCGATACCGGCAGTAGGAGAGGCCGTAACATTCCTTACGGTATTACCGCAGGCTTCGCGCAGGGTAATATCGTCTCTTTCCAGCTCGGCCCATAATTGAGGCGTTCTGTCAAGGCTTACATAATGTATCTGGATATCCTGACGGGTGGTTAAGTGCAGGTTGCGGCTGGCGTATTCATCCGATACATCAGAAATACGCAGTAACTGCTTGAAAGTAATCTTACCAAAGGGTAATTTAATACGTACCATTTGTACACCCTGCTGGCGCTGACCATAAACACCACGGGCCAAACGTAAACTCCTGAATTTTTCGTCGTGTATCTTTCCTTCGCGAAAAGCTCTTATCTTTTTCTCAAGATCTATTATATCCTGCTCAACTATCGGGTTCTCCAGTTCCGTTCTGAAACTCTGCATGTTCTTGTATTTATTATATTATAAAAACGCCTCTTTGGCTTTAAGGCTAAAGAGGCGTTATAGTATCTGTTTATTTTCCTCTTATAGCAATGGGTTATCGCTGTTCATACAGCAATAGCAGTTAATTTTACAGCAAGGGCAATTAGTATGATTTATTTTCACGCCCAAATATACATATAGTATAGGGAATTACTGGATTTTTAATTAAAAAAATGATTTTTTACAAAAAAATGTTTATTAAAAAGAGTCAAGAATTAAGATTCAAGAGTCATGATTCAAGATAGCGTTAAAAAGCTCTTGATTCTCGGTTCTTGACTCCTGGCTCCATAGTTTAAATGTTAGATATCAGCGTTGTTTCCCGATTTATAATATCGGCTATGCTGGTTTCGGATAATATTTTCAAGGTAGCATCACGCACCTCAACAAATACATCTCTTATGCCGCAGGTAGTTTCCTGGTGGCATTCATCACATTTATGGTAAAAATTAAGACTTGCGCAGGGTACCATGGCAATAGGGCCATCG
Protein-coding regions in this window:
- a CDS encoding HEPN domain-containing protein, whose amino-acid sequence is MQSFRTELENPIVEQDIIDLEKKIRAFREGKIHDEKFRSLRLARGVYGQRQQGVQMVRIKLPFGKITFKQLLRISDVSDEYASRNLHLTTRQDIQIHYVSLDRTPQLWAELERDDITLREACGNTVRNVTASPTAGIDPLEPFDVSPYAHATFEYFLRNPICQDMGRKFKISFSSSDQDTAFAYVHDIGAIPKIKENGDRGFKIFLGGGLGAQPMLAHLVEEFLPEDQLIPYIESIIRVFDRYGERNNRNKARLKFLIQKIGLDEVVRLAKEERTANKVKTYVVNRDTIDLPVLPQTTEYPEVTISNPLRYEQWLATNVFEQKQKDFYGVYIKVPVGDIPTDTARKLVDILRPLVADEIRITQNQGLLLKFVRKEALPALYNGLTELDLSAPGFDSPADVTTCPGTDTCNLGISNSMTLSKVLEDLIYNEYEEFIYNREIKIKISGCMNSCGQHGLAHIGFHGSSLKAGTRVLPSVQVLLGGGTVGDGIGRAADKVVKVPAKRATDVLRAVLDDFKANSIADETFHNYYDRQGKDYFYQLLKPLANLATLTEDEFVDWGHQETFATAIGVGECASVIIDLVATLLYESDEKMGWANKAYENGAWADAIYHSYNVFITSAKALLLDKSISSSTQAGIIREFDAHYVDKGEFAIDGSFSDLILQINKNEPSHEFAAKYKAAAEEFLGASKVKRGELV